The genomic stretch cTTTTCACAGCAACCTTGCAAATGTTGCACCTACACCAAAGGGATGCAGAAGTCCCATTACCTGAGTCGGACAAAGCGACAAGGTCTAAGCTAGTTGGAAGTGCATGTCTGGATTGAGAACACACACCACAACATCACTCAACACAACACGAACGATACATGGTCTGATTACGGCAACCAATTAGGATCATTGACCTAAAAAAGACAGGTAGAATCCACGGactagcttattttgtgacacgtacgtTTGACGGCCGACACCCATATCTTCTTCTCCTGTCCAcctcgtgtggatttggcgggaaactgcAGAACCTTGTACCCGGTGGGGCATTCTccggtcccgaaaaaaatgatCCCTGGTTGGAAATAGTGGTCCCGCGAGGTTCCGTGCGCCAAAAAATACAGCAGCTGTTCTGGAGAGCCGATGAAACTGATCCTAGCCgaccaagtgctatcattcgccctcctgatttgttaaaattgggagacataggcTTTTTTTAAAATTCGCATTGATGTTAATGAACAATGAAAGCTGCACGGCATTTACCCGCATTATTTTAGGAGACGCAGGACGAATTACAGAGGACTAACCAAAGAGGaacattaccttctgtattcgtacataccaataaaataaagcacacataaacgctttgcactagACCTCACACTCGCTGTACGGGGTCGGGAGGGTCGTTGGATGTGGTTCCCAATTCAACCTGGGTGCTAGTGTTTTCCCATTGTTGGTCAgacaggttttacagttgttctgtcatactttctatgtcgatgaaccgtatcttcagcagaagtGGAGTTGAAAAGCCAATGAAGCAACGAATGAGAGGGCGACAGTTTTTATTGTCCATAAACTTCAACACGGAAAAGATGCGggggacaactgtaaaactcGTGTCTCATTTTTTTTACAATCAAGCTCAAACTTATGAACTCAAAACTCGTGTCTGACCAACAGTAGAagaatactagcatccagcgaacgatattgCTAGCGAAGTAGTGCAGCGAATGATGTCGCTTTTATGTTACTTATTGAATGGCGTGCAGATTTTATTATCTATTAACAGATAAAAAGGCTTATTTTTATAAAAGGCCCCCATTTTCAACGAGTGGGGAGAGCGAGTGGTAACACTCGATCGGCTGTGATGTGTTTCATCAGTTATCCGCGATCACACCCCTGTATTTTTGCACGCGCGGGAACATGTGGGACTATTTTTTCCCTACCCCCGGCATTCTCATACGTATTTGTGCACTCGACACCGCAACATTTTGTGCGGTACGCCATTACTTTTAGCAGCTATCAATTCAGGCGTGGCGTCACCGAAGCAAGGTGACGATTGAAAGCGTACGAATAGCCCTCGAGAACCGAGCGGGCTCACACAACTAGTTCCGATGGCTGCCGCCAGGATTTTCCGTGGCGCGGTGGACGCTTTGCACGAAGCGTATATATGCAGTTTGGAAACAGATTTAATTCGATACTAGCAGAGCTGTTCTCATGACAAACTGACTGCCTGCTATACTCCTAGGCTGGGAAGGACTATAAAGAATAATGTTCTCTGTAGTGCATTGTGTTTCAAACATACCCACAGCATAAAATATTGTGCTcgtcaatcatcatcattaaaataaagttattgttgttatAGCCTGccccttcttcttcactagggACTTCCTGGCTCTCAATGTCTACGTTGCTCTGTGTTACTACAAGCTGGACTACTATGATGTCTCTCAGGTATGTGTTACTCTGCATGAGATATGGACATAAGTTTTTAAATGGTAACTTGTGACATTACAAATTTTTGTGCTCCACTCAGATCTGCTGTACTGTCATTTTCTACAGCGCTTGAAAGTTGACTGTAATAATGTTGCACATTATGTAGAGCTCTCCTTTGTGGATTCACATGTGCTGAACAATCCTCTTATGCACAAGCGATGTCCAGGTCGACTTGCAATTACTGCCAGGCCCACAACTTGTCGAATGTATCACTGTCATCTGCAACATCCACCACATGACCTGAAAGCTTGAGTGACAAACTGCCCTTGCTGTTCCCGTGTCTCTAATGTGATTTAAATTCATATGTGACCTTCCACCCTCACACgttaaaataaaagaaaagaaaaagtcatAATGGTAACTGAACAGCACATCGGATATATTTTTATTGCCTATATCCGGAAAGATTTGCAGCATTGTTTACAAAGACAGATCTGAGTATCATGGTAACCCTATTAATCGATGGCATCCTACTTTCTATGTCTCATAATGACTATATTTAAACAAAATACGTAGTACAACAACTTATATGTTCACTAGTTCAGCTAATCAAAGACAGTGTAGTGGTGTCGCTGCCATATTTTGCTTTGTACAGTAGTATGACAGTTTGAATAGTATTTTACCTCTACAAGCTAATTTATGCTATTTATAGTGTGATAGCTTGAATGTTATACATTGCTAAATACACAGCTATAATAGCACTATACATTATTTTTTATGTCTATGCTGAACATTAAAGGGGTGTGAAAGCATGCGAAATTTTGTTCGCAAAACCTTCATTTGGGCTTATTGATACATATACTTAATATCTGAAAGGCTAAAAACATAGAAAAAAACACTGAACCACATGGAAAATATACATTGCAACGCAAAGCTCCACTTTGACGAATGAGTAGGTGGTGAAGAGGTGCCATTGGGGGACTCCTTGTAAAATCGAGGGGTAATGTACCAAACTCCTCTTAGCTACAGCGATATAGAGACTGGGTAGGTGCATTACTACACCTCTTAGACAGGCATAACAATCTAATATCCTGATTGGATTTAGGCTTGCCTCCTCCTACTTAGGGAGAGGGAAATTTGGGAGACTTTTGAGATAGCTGACCAGGCACGATACGTGCTAGTTCTATGTGTTGGTATCATCTGAAGAAATCAGGTATCTAGCTTACTATAAAAGGGgtgtaccgtatttactcgcctAATTTGCGCACTCGTTTTACCAAAAAAAAGATTCAAAGGTGGGGGGTGCAGATTACGCAAGGCATTAACTAGATGACCTAAAAAACGTGAGCAAAATCTGTTAAAAGATGAGCCTTCAGGTACCTTTATTACTTGATAATTTTATGATCCGTTATCGCTGCTTTAGTCGGAAATAATATCACAGTCTTGGATAACATCTGTTGCATTGTCGTCCCATAGGATGTCGTCTTCTGTACCATCGAGGCCATTTGAAGTACCAGTCTTAATACCAGTCGCAGGATAGTGCGATGATGTCACACACGAAAGTAGGAGTGCACAAATTATGCACATTTTTATTTTCACAACCTTTTTAGTGAAAAAGTgcgggtgcgcaaattatgcgaatAAATACGGTATGTGCTGAGTGAATGCTGTTGCAAGTGGCGTGTTGTGTTGCATAATATCTCTGTTGTCTCTTGTTTTTCATCAGTATGGTGTGGACTATTGCATGCAAAACTAGGTTTTGCATTCATTTCCTTTGCAAAAACTTTGTCTGCACTGAATAATTAAAGTTGCATGCAGGACCCACAAGGATCTTGAGAACTTGAGCTGTACAGTGAATGCAAACATGCAGGTATCTTTAACATGTGCTCGTGCCTTGACATCTGCTTTGACATCATAGACTGACTGTGCCAGTTGTattatgaaaataaaaaataaaaaaaataacttGTCCATGCAGGAAGTCCTGGCAGTGTACTTGCAAAACTTCCCAGACAGCGCGACTGCAATCAATCTCAAGGCCTGCAATCATTTCAGGCTCTACAATGGCAAGGCTGCTGAGGTTAGTGTCCCAGATTTGGCTTTGGAAGTGTAATCATGCCATCCTTCTACCCCAGGCTGAGCTGAAGGGATTGCAAGACAAGGCATCTGCATCATTCACCTATGCTCAGGACCTGATTCGACACAACCTGGTAGGTAGGCATGGAGGAGACCACGTCATTAAATGAAGGGCGAGCCACCTCTGTGAGATCCAGCTTATTTACAACTTTTCCACACATACAGTATCTTCAGTACATTTCATTCTTCAGATTCTCTTGTACACATGTGTAATATACAGAGTCACTTATCGCTTCTCGTCAGCCACATTTTTATATTACGTTCTCGATACTTACTTGTCTCAGATCCTCTTTGGCAGGATGCTAAAGATGACAACTTTTAATGGGACATTGCTGAGTGCAAATATTCTTTATCTAGCTTGAGTTTACTTTATGGCCTCTCCACACCTGCCATAGTTAAGCTACATTGCAACGCAAATATTTCTCTGGAATTGCAAGCACTGCTTGGTAACTGGAATTCTACAAAGGTTTTAAGAGCTCACATGAGAAGGCCGTCCTTTGATGCATTTGGAACCAGTTTGAATAGACATGTTAAACCGTGGCATATACGGCGTGACCCACTTGCCTGCAACGTGAATCGCGGCCCCCTCCTGGACATGtattactgtagaagtggttttttccgcatggaaaatattttcgcgttttcgagcagagctgctttgaggattgattcgcgagaacttaaattcgcgacacaggtttccgggagtgctttgctcttgcatatcatgccgccgtcaatactcgggcgtatttcggcacgtactaagacatccgttgttcacgtggattgcggcattctaggtatattcctttcttctcctcacagagatagGAGGAAAGGTCCTGTCCAATGccctttagggaccctgtaggaggccatagtactggccgtgtgcaagttagccagcTTATTTTAGCtgttcttattaattatcactcggggcactgaccagttcgtTTGAGATatggtactatcattcaagctggttttgagaatgcggggaaaggcatgttctggcttcgtggtatagtggtatattgcatgtatagtgcaaagcgtttataggagtaacaaaagcgtgatgaattttcatttcttttcatcttgcctgatgggataaaacaatcttctgcgcttgcttaaactgcctatgctacatggagtagaaagggtcaggtagtcgcggtatagcgtcgaacgccgaacgattttcgccctcgtatggccagagttattcgcgggaacttaaattcgcgattttggaggtgtccgcgaaaaacgcgaaaaacgcgaaaaataattccgcgcgaaaaaaccacttctacagtatattAATAAggttcattaattaacttttgaatTAGACGTTTTCAGGGTAATATGAGATAGCACAATTGGAGCAAGTCATCATCCAAAGCCACCCCACCCCAGGGGGGGCACAGTCGCCTCTTGCCCCCCCTTCGCCCATGCTGCAGTCCCAGTCATTGATGTTGTCAATGTCATCAGTTCATTTCACCTGCAACACATACATCTCGATGACTCCCATATAATCCCAAATGATCCCAATTAAATAACTCATGGCATGCAGTCACAGGAATGAACTGCAGAGATACAACGTATGCATTGTAACAACAAGATTTGCCAAAATGCAACAGAGTTGAACATGTCACAGTGGTCTGTTAAGTTCCTCATGCACTTTACACTACAGATTTTCCTgtcgtatttaatccttataccgcagaatttaatccttataatgtggaatttaatcctcatgctGTCACTTTTAATCATTTTTTTGCTGGATTTAATTCTTATGCcaccacttttaatccttatgccataGGATTTAATCCTTCTTCGTTAAACTTAATCCTTGTGCTGCAAATTTTAATCCTGATGCTGCAAaatttaatcctaaattctCGGGGTTACCTTTTCATTATCTtttcactacaatgcgacagtgtgggactacctgtatgatttatgacctgttctgactatttcctcgtttacagctatacaatgacttttttgtgactgtcACTActttatgcactactatgggatagtataggactacctgcatggtGTATGACTTGTTATGACTATTTCTTGTTTAtaactataaattgactttttattaCTGAAACTGCTCTATGCAAGTATatgatgcaggtagtcccatactaccccattgtagtgcatagagcagtccTAGTCATACAAATTAGaattatagccataaacaaggaaatagtcatatcaggtcataaatcggcaggtagtcccacactgtCACTTGTAGTGCATTGAActgtgatagtcacaaaaaagccaatttatagccgtaaacaaggaaaCAGTCATATCAGGTCAAATCATCCAGGTAGTCCCAtgccatcccatagtagtgcattgagcagtgatagtcacaaagtcaatttatagttataaacaaggaaatagtcataacagggcATACATCATGCatgtagtcccatactatcccatagtGGTGCATCGAGTAGTCAtggtcacaaaaagtcaatttatggctgtaaaccACGAAATAGTAAAAACAGATCGCAAGTCATGCATGTAGTCCCATACCATTCTATAGTAGGgacagtcacaaaaagtcaatttatagctgtaaacaaggaaattgTCAAagcaggtcataaatcatgcaggtagtcccacaccatcccatagtagtgcatagataGGCATAGTCACACAAATAATCAATTTACAGCCATAAACAGGAAACAGTCATACAGGTAATAAATTATGCTGGTCTTAAGACGCTTCTCAATAGGAAAAAACGCCTCTATAGACGAGCAAAATTAACTAATGATGATAACGCATGAGCCGAGTTTCGTGATTGTACCCGTGAAtatagccgttccgtcaaaagTGCCAAACAAAAATTCTACAGCCATGACTTTCCCAAATTGTTGCAAAGCAACCCGAAGAAGTTTTGGAACATTCTGTCACCACCGAAATCTCATCACATCACCTTAACGGATTCTTCCGGGTCTGTTCTGACGGATAATCTCAGTGCTTCCGAATTTGCTTCCTTCTTCACTGACAGATCAAGCATTGATCCCTGCTTATCAATGCCTTTTACTGCACCGATATCTCACATAGACATTAGTtcacatggcatttgtaaaataatAGAAAACATAAAACTGCCATCATCTGCTGGACCAGATGGAATTAACTCCAAGATATTATACAACACTAGACTAATATGTATCAAGTGAAATTCTGTGTTGCATATTCTTGCaatctcttcatctgtccacccTGCCGAGTGACTGGAAAACAGCCATGGTCATCACAGTACACAAGTCAGGTGACACACAGCTTGCACAAAACTACCGTCCTATTTCTATTATACCTGCATATCATGTAAAATTTTTTAGCACGTTATAACTCTAAGATGATTAAATTTCTTGAAAAAAATTATTTCTTCTACCCTTTGCAACATGGATTCAGGAACAACTTATCTTGTGAAACGCAGCTAGCTTGTTTTGTTCATGATATTCTTTCTCATGCAGACACTAACTCTAGAACGGACGCTGCATTCTTAGATTTCCAAAAAGCATTTGACATGGTCCCACATGTCCATTCTCCATTCTAAATCTGGATTATCATGTTCTGCGGTGGATAGAAGCATTTCTTACAAAATGGTTGCTCTTCGTCTCGTGTAACAAATCCCACTCTCCCGAAATCCCAGTAACATCCGGCATACCGCAGGGCCCTGTTCTTGGACCTCTGCTGTTCCTCATCTATATTAATGACTTACTTAGGGGCCTAACATCAACTGTCCGATTCTTTGCAGACGATTGCGTCATTTATTGTAAAATCGCTTCTCTTCTGGACCACTCAACATTACAGAACATCTTAACTCTAATACAGGAATGGTGCGCAGTATGGCGAATGCCCTTGAACATCAACAAATGTAACACTGTCTCCTTCTCACGTCAACGACTCTGCACGCACCCTTCCCCCATTTTCTTACACAATCGATAACTTCATTCTGCcacgagcagattcttacaaatatcttggcgtATATCTTTCAGCAAACATGACATGGAATACACACATTGACTGCATAATCTCGAACGCTAATCATTCACTTGGCTTTATCCGTCGAACATTGAAGCAGGCACCTCCTCTTAAAACATTTAGCATATCTCACTCTCACTCGCCCACAACTGGAATACGCCTCCACAATATGGGATCCCGCCCAAACAACCCTCATTGATAATCTTGAACGCATCCAAAACAGGGCAACATGATTCATATTCAACAATTACTGCACCACAACATCAGTATCTGCACTGAAAGCTGAACTTAACCTCTCGACTTTAGCATAGCACAGCATATCGTCGTACCATTTCAACGTTGTCCTTCTTTCATCGATTCTTCCATACCATTCCCACAGATCAATCTCCAATCGTTCGTGCCGATATCATATTACCTCTAGATATGTTATATATATCTAGACCATACAATACTAATAAAATCACGCGTCTTCACTGTAACACAAACGCATTCTCgaagtcattcttttgttccacCATAGTCATTTGGAATGATCTCCCAGGACACATAGCCACCACTCACGACCACCAGTCATTTTTGAACATTATACGTCCGCTAAactgatttttttgtttgtttttgcttttctcttTTAGATTACTTGCAAAGTGTATTAAGTATGCTTGTGTTGTTCATTGGTGTACTAACTCTTTTGTATTAtgtcctctttttctttcttttttattttctctttcaTCATGCAAATGTTAGCTGTATTTTATTTGTATCTTATATACTGTATTTATGTTTCTCAATTGTAACTGTATGAATGCTGTAATTATAACTGTTTTTCTCACTCCCCATGTAATGCCTGTAAGGGcccttggggtaaaataaataaataaataaatcatgcAGGCACTCCCACACTATCATATTGTAGTGGAAgaagtaatgaaaagataaccAGATAACTTAGGTTTAAATTCCACGGCTTAGGGATTAAAATTCGCAGCACGAGGATTAAATTTAACAGAAGGATTAAATCCCATGGCATATGGATTAAGTCTTGcgaaacaaggattaaaagtggcggcatgcagattaaattccacggtataaTAATTAAAATAtgcggtataaggattaaatccggtgggaaaacctgtagttagAATGTCTGTGCCTgaaagaagaaggaaacaaaTTGTTGAAGCAAGCTACAGTTAACCATAATTGGTTTTATCATGTTTGTCCTTCACTTTGGCTTCTCCTTTGTTGAAGTAAAAGCCTGAATCAGCAACCGAACTCGTTGCTGGGTAGCTTCAACAATTTGGCACCATACGTGAGCGGAATCTTCGCTGTATTGCGCTCCTCAATCACACCAGCCCATTTGTCAATGTGGTCATCAATTTCAGGTAGTGTTCCGTGGTGGTGAGGGTGCCTTGCAGGTGTTGCCTGCCCTTGTTGGTGTTGTACCTGAAGCCAGGCTCAATCTGGTCATCTACCATCTCAAACAAGGTACATGTCAAACTTGCCACTCTGGGTGACATGTAGATGGGGAATGTCTTGCAGACGATGTCCATGAGGCGTACGAGTTGATGAAGGACTTGGAGCCTACTGTACCTCATGAATATATCCTGAAAGGAGTCGTCAACGCCACAATCGGACAGGACAGAGGCCTGGTGCGACCATTATCCTGCGTTTTGCTCACTGAGACATATCCTTCACCAACAGAAACACAGATAAGCAGCTAATATCGGAGTGCATACGGAATTGCCACAAGCTTGCTGTATTGTATCACTATTCATGTAAACCCCAACCCTGCACTCACTCAAAGAAATGAAACAACTAAGGAAAAAAAGAGCAGATGCCAGGATTTGAACCTTGCTTGTTTGATTTAACTGATTCTGTGCATTGGaggctcacgtgtttgtgtcgtccatgtttgtagcccGCCTCGGCTCATTTCTCGTTGTTGACTTGCTCAAAGATATTTAACTATGGTGGCTTCCTTTTGTGAGTTTGTGTGCACAGGCAGTTTTAGAAAACAATATTGCGTGGACATACGACATCTCTTACCCATTCTTCATAGTGTCTTAGTCTACGTGAACGTAACCAAGACAGTTGCACTGAAACAAAATTTTTTAGATTTAGATTTTTAGATTTAGATTTTTATTGCATAGAAACAGTATAACATGGAAAATTGGCCTGAGTGGGCAAGCTCTGTCGAACAGCCCCAAGCCTCTCACtcataagtagagcctgaagttttctggaaatattttttctaaattcggggggtaaaaaccgGGTCAATGAACGTCTACCcgagaaatgtcatcatgacgttggtagacataccgaaaccaaaacagatcggaaggggaaagctgggttccacgaatggggaattgttcgctgcctcctactgaaagaaaagtaggaccgaaggtcgcatcctTTTCAGAGGCcctcgtaatcccctcaagactgtggctttcgggcacgaccttgttcgccactaggtTTGAACGTAGTTCACCTCTACCGAACTCGTTCTGTGCTGTCGGACattatgacatcatttgtttacaaacaggtagaggtctataaacacgtgcactaaattcatgcaaatttgggtgCAAAAAcgtccagtatgctaaattcggggagaaatttaCTCAGTTACTCAAAGTAACTGTACTGGTCTGgtgcaaacggtgatgtaactgcacttgctgccaaacaagtaagttagtgcattcctcaGACATGCCAATGAGGGCAATGTGATGGGTAAAAATAGGGTTTCACCctaggcaaccttcaatttggggtgcaaattcggggaagaatcaggttaaaCCTTAAAACTTCAGGTTCTACTTATAAGCCAAATCACTTATAGGTTGTACGAAAAGGTGCTTTCTGCCACCAAAACTCTACAGTGTGCCATGTAGGGAAAAATATTCCTAGCTGTAGGCATAGCTTTCCTGTATAGTGTTAGCTAATTTGTTTCCTTTCTGAGTATTGTGAatatgctgctctcaagtaATATTCGAACTTATTTTAATTGCTCTATTTAAAACTTTCGTGACCAGCTCCCgaggcatagtggttaagatggtcgttttccacgccgagactgggggTGACGCGGGTTCAAATCCCCCCTTCGATTGAGCGGTCtgaggtttccctgggttttctggcagactttccCGACAAATTATCAGCTCagatccccctgaagtcagcccaggacacatactaatcccccattcccactccttcctgctgtcctgtctccatctgtctacgtctgtacgccactcatagccacagttgctttgccatactaacacagaatttaaaaagaGAATCTTTTGTGTTGCCCAGAAGCTGCAACTTCCATGGTGTACGTTTCGGCTGTAGTTTTCCTAAGCCACGTGTGCCAACACGTAGCATGTAATGCTTTATTTCGACTAACTTGCTACAAGGGTCCCAAAGAAATGAGGGCGGTACAGTGCCCATACATAACCGCCCAAACAAGTGCAGTGTGCGATGATCGACTGAATGAGATTCCCGTTTGACAGGAAACTGTTTTGCAGCGAGAACATCTCAAGATTGCTCAGCAGTTTTTTCAACTTGTGGGTGGATCAGCGAGCGAGTGCGGTAAGGCGAGGTAAGCCGTGCAACTGAACGCCTCCTCATCGCCTTTTCTCGCAGACACCATACCTGGCCGACAGTGCATGGCTTCCTGCTTCTTTCTCCTCAAGCAGTTTGAAGATGTTCTTCTGTACTTGAATTCCATCAAGGTATTATATTAatcttgacaaaaaaaaaaacacacacacacacaaaagtttTTGCACAAAAGTTGGAATCTAGAAACTAGTGAATTAAAACTTGGGTGGGTTGGTAACACTGTGCTTTCAGTGCTGTGTCATTGTCTTCTTTGTGTGCGGCCTTGTCCTTGTCCCCGCACTGAGGGCTTTAGCGATTTAATTACTAGAAAATGGATTTAAAAAATGGAAGTATAGCTGGAAAATAAATTTCATTTAGAATAAACTTAATCCTGAATGGAAAGATCTGATTATATGATTGTAAATATATTATTTTATTAGTTGTGATAGATGAAGAGTTTATACTTTTTTATATCCATATAATGTTTTTACTGTTAAAAATACCTGTATGTAGCAGTGGGTTGCTGCTACACTTTTTAAAGCATACTGGTTGCTTATTTACTTCTTTTTTCAACAAAGAAGACTAAGTGCTTACTCTTTTGAAGTAAGAAGGCTTTCCCACAACACAGTTATTTACTTTTTACCCAGAGCTACTTTTACAATGACCACACCTTCAATTTCAACTATGGTCAAGCAAAGGCTGCAACAGGAAACTATAAAGAGGCTGAGCAGGTGAGAATGGTGGCCATCATTGTAACAAACCTTCATTGCTGTCAACATGTATCTTTCAGATACTTTCAGCAATCCAGAATGAAAAGGTGAAGTGCGATTATGTATACCAAAGCTGGCTCGCACGTTGCTGTAAGTTTTTCTTAGTGCGGTGTTCCCCTCCTGTCATGCATTACAGCAGTATTTgcatatgcagggtgcttttttttattcgttacataagttttattaaaaaaaaactagcagagcaaaatagatgttGTTTTAGCAGGTGGGTTACACGGCCAGGCCTGTAGGACAgagtatgcaactactggacgaccaattacctaaagttcattaatgaacttattaattagatgttttctgggaaatgcgagatagcagaattggagccagtcattatttaaatgcATCGTCCTGAGAAGCAAatgtactttgagatataagtTGTCAAATTTTGCTATGTAAATGAGcagaaaccagaactacacaaTTTTCATTTACATTTATATGTCTTACATTTAAATATGTGCCCTTCCACGGGTTAAGCACACATTAACTCAGCACTACATGCACACACAGCTGTAATGTTTCTGTATAATAAGGATACAGAGGCAAAACACAAAGGATAAACACAATGATAGTGACACTATATTTGCGACTATCattgtgtttcttcttcgtgtttTGCGTCACTATCCTTACAGATGTACCGACTAGCCCCATATGTTGTATAACATTACTGGAGAGATACCTTCTACATTGTGGGTACTATCCCTCCGCAGATATTATGAATGGCAAGCCCAAGCAAGCCTGGGACATCTATCAAGAGATGGAATCATTTAGCCTCTTACAACAAATAGCCAATGACTGCTACAAGGTACAAAAGGAAGCCTGTGCTTAAAACTAGAAGCCGATGTTTGCTATATTGTGTAGCATTGACATACCCTAATGAGTTGAAACCAAGCAGATTGGTTGTAGTTGACTGTGTTCATACCAATGCTGCAATATCTGTGCTATGTTTTGTATGTCTAGCGCACACGGATGCCTTGCGCACATTTGTGAGTTTGTCCGTGCATGTTTGACAACACCAACGCTCGTAGCTGGTCTTCAGCACGGACACTTTATTTGGAATGGAAGATTGTTGATACAGCATATACTCGTATAGAACACACACAGAACTTCAGCagtgaaatatttttttaatgtcCAGCGTACTCTGTGCACCTTGATTTTTTATTTACTCGTGGTGCTAGTTGCAGTCATAGCATGAGGGGCTAACAAAAGGGGAATATATGCAGAACACAAAATGGTGGAAAGTAACTGTGGTCGTACTGgaacacacaacacaagcctcaaggtgcccaAGAATACGGGCGACACAACTTCTCAACACTTAGAGAGGTGGACATAAGATTGG from Ornithodoros turicata isolate Travis chromosome 4, ASM3712646v1, whole genome shotgun sequence encodes the following:
- the LOC135391571 gene encoding intraflagellar transport protein 56-like isoform X2, coding for MLLSRTKPAAGPDGARKDRQQRSRVPSLQELLKERDFTGALTLVEFARNSGKGTLETDLWIAYCAFHLGNYKQAMQEYERLRDKCPEAWTYLACCYFHLGMYQEAQAAVAKGPKSQLENRILFHLAHKFGEEKKLLSHHQLLKDILEDQLSLASIHYLRAHYQEAIDIYKRLLLDNRDFLALNVYVALCYYKLDYYDVSQEVLAVYLQNFPDSATAINLKACNHFRLYNGKAAEAELKGLQDKASASFTYAQDLIRHNLVVFRGGEGALQVLPALVGVVPEARLNLVIYHLKQDDVHEAYELMKDLEPTVPHEYILKGVVNATIGQDRGLREHLKIAQQFFQLVGGSASECDTIPGRQCMASCFFLLKQFEDVLLYLNSIKSYFYNDHTFNFNYGQAKAATGNYKEAEQILSAIQNEKVKCDYVYQSWLARCYIMNGKPKQAWDIYQEMESFSLLQQIANDCYKMGHFLYAARAFDILEKMDPNPEYWEGKRGACVGTFQKVIAGQETRDSMEEIFGILKNTSNPQAESVLLIMKKWCRENKG
- the LOC135391571 gene encoding intraflagellar transport protein 56-like isoform X1, with the translated sequence MLLSRTKPAAGPDGARKDRQQRSRVPSLQELLKERDFTGALTLVEFARNSGKGTLETDLWIAYCAFHLGNYKQAMQEYERLRDKCPEAWTYLACCYFHLGMYQEAQAAVAKGPKSQLENRILFHLAHKFGEEKKLLSHHQLLKDILEDQLSLASIHYLRAHYQEAIDIYKRLLLDNRDFLALNVYVALCYYKLDYYDVSQEVLAVYLQNFPDSATAINLKACNHFRLYNGKAAEAELKGLQDKASASFTYAQDLIRHNLVVFRGGEGALQVLPALVGVVPEARLNLVIYHLKQDDVHEAYELMKDLEPTVPHEYILKGVVNATIGQDRGLETVLQREHLKIAQQFFQLVGGSASECDTIPGRQCMASCFFLLKQFEDVLLYLNSIKSYFYNDHTFNFNYGQAKAATGNYKEAEQILSAIQNEKVKCDYVYQSWLARCYIMNGKPKQAWDIYQEMESFSLLQQIANDCYKMGHFLYAARAFDILEKMDPNPEYWEGKRGACVGTFQKVIAGQETRDSMEEIFGILKNTSNPQAESVLLIMKKWCRENKG
- the LOC135391571 gene encoding intraflagellar transport protein 56-like isoform X3, yielding MDCVLCFPSGQLQASYAGKEYERLRDKCPEAWTYLACCYFHLGMYQEAQAAVAKGPKSQLENRILFHLAHKFGEEKKLLSHHQLLKDILEDQLSLASIHYLRAHYQEAIDIYKRLLLDNRDFLALNVYVALCYYKLDYYDVSQEVLAVYLQNFPDSATAINLKACNHFRLYNGKAAEAELKGLQDKASASFTYAQDLIRHNLVVFRGGEGALQVLPALVGVVPEARLNLVIYHLKQDDVHEAYELMKDLEPTVPHEYILKGVVNATIGQDRGLETVLQREHLKIAQQFFQLVGGSASECDTIPGRQCMASCFFLLKQFEDVLLYLNSIKSYFYNDHTFNFNYGQAKAATGNYKEAEQILSAIQNEKVKCDYVYQSWLARCYIMNGKPKQAWDIYQEMESFSLLQQIANDCYKMGHFLYAARAFDILEKMDPNPEYWEGKRGACVGTFQKVIAGQETRDSMEEIFGILKNTSNPQAESVLLIMKKWCRENKG